In Deltaproteobacteria bacterium, a single window of DNA contains:
- a CDS encoding acetylxylan esterase, with protein sequence MIRRFGAVVVAIVLIVFFVADGFASVKELPDDLRTFWEARLTELSAVNPSYETTKPVIADGIKTYEVKFMSYGNVPVHGVVAMPAKAKGKLPAILLLHGYGDYGRPEWAKRFAKKGFLALAIDVRGHGQLAKEYNPEATDLIIKGIEKPETYFLVGVLLDAIRGIDYLKTLPEAGSIYLNGTSMGGGTSMMLSVLDERMTAIAAGVPFLNDVPLGIEKADGGPYPIVREFRSKLSKAGKAADVAAADKTLTYIDVMRYAPYMKKPVLIGIGGADTICPEEGIQNTIKKIPDSTKKKVFRNAKAGHVVLPGWHDEVERWFKSNP encoded by the coding sequence GTGATAAGGCGTTTTGGTGCCGTAGTTGTTGCAATCGTATTGATTGTATTTTTTGTCGCAGACGGTTTTGCGTCTGTAAAAGAACTTCCCGACGATTTAAGGACCTTCTGGGAGGCAAGGCTTACTGAGCTTAGCGCAGTTAACCCTTCTTATGAAACTACAAAGCCTGTTATAGCGGACGGCATAAAGACCTATGAAGTGAAGTTCATGAGCTACGGTAACGTTCCTGTTCACGGCGTTGTGGCCATGCCTGCAAAGGCAAAGGGCAAGCTTCCGGCAATCCTTCTTCTCCACGGCTACGGGGACTACGGCAGGCCCGAGTGGGCAAAACGGTTTGCGAAGAAGGGATTCCTCGCTCTCGCAATAGACGTCAGGGGCCACGGCCAGCTTGCAAAGGAATATAACCCGGAGGCAACGGACCTTATAATAAAGGGCATAGAAAAGCCCGAAACCTATTTTCTGGTAGGCGTGCTCCTCGACGCGATACGCGGAATCGATTATTTAAAGACACTTCCGGAGGCAGGGAGCATCTATCTTAACGGCACGTCCATGGGAGGCGGCACTTCAATGATGCTATCCGTTTTGGATGAGCGCATGACTGCCATTGCAGCCGGAGTGCCTTTTTTAAATGACGTTCCTCTTGGCATTGAAAAGGCAGACGGCGGGCCATATCCCATTGTCAGGGAATTTCGCTCAAAGCTTTCCAAAGCGGGGAAGGCGGCAGATGTTGCCGCTGCCGATAAAACACTCACCTATATAGATGTCATGCGCTACGCGCCTTATATGAAGAAGCCCGTGCTAATTGGCATAGGCGGCGCTGATACCATTTGCCCCGAAGAAGGCATACAGAACACGATAAAGAAAATCCCTGACTCAACAAAGAAGAAGGTCTTTAGGAACGCGAAGGCAGGGCACGTGGTGCTGCCGGGGTGGCACGATGAAGTGGAGAGGTGGTTTAAGTCGAACCCTTGA
- a CDS encoding gamma carbonic anhydrase family protein, which produces MLMPYKGMMPKVHETVFIEDSARVIGDVEIGEYSSVWFNAVVRGDVHYIRIGERTNVQDNSVLHVTKDTFPLIIGSEITIGHNVVLHGCTVKDRCLIGMGAIILDDAVIAEDSIVGAGALVTEGKKFPPRSLIIGSPAKAVRELTDDEVAKILKSSKNYIEYASHYVKEREGVKR; this is translated from the coding sequence ATGCTGATGCCGTATAAAGGCATGATGCCAAAGGTTCATGAAACCGTATTTATCGAGGACTCTGCGCGCGTTATCGGGGACGTTGAGATAGGCGAGTACTCGAGTGTGTGGTTCAATGCCGTTGTCAGGGGCGATGTCCATTATATCCGCATAGGCGAGAGAACCAACGTCCAGGATAACTCCGTTTTGCATGTTACCAAAGATACATTCCCTCTTATAATCGGAAGTGAAATTACAATTGGCCATAACGTCGTTCTCCACGGCTGCACAGTAAAGGACAGATGCTTAATCGGCATGGGCGCAATTATCCTCGACGACGCTGTCATTGCCGAGGATTCGATTGTAGGGGCAGGAGCGCTTGTTACAGAGGGTAAAAAGTTCCCTCCGCGTAGCCTCATCATCGGCAGCCCTGCCAAGGCAGTGCGCGAGCTTACTGACGACGAAGTGGCGAAAATTCTTAAATCGTCAAAGAACTATATCGAGTACGCATCGCACTATGTAAAGGAAAGAGAGGGAGTAAAGCGGTGA
- the tilS gene encoding tRNA lysidine(34) synthetase TilS, producing the protein MDIETRVRENIAGYKMFKKGAKVCVAVSGGVDSMTLLHVLSKIKEPLGISIIVCHLDHNLRGRESRRDHDFVKSTAKKLALKFVGKRLKAGELKDVKKDGGMQEAAREARKAFLLDCAKKHNASIVALAHNKNDLIETVLMRLMKGASLGGLKGIAQKSGIFVRPLLDVSRTDIERYARDNKIRFVEDSSNRTEKYLRNKVRLSLVPYMEKNFNPSVVDTIARTARLLSRDDEFIEAAAADIFDAALIKKAKASLTLDIGLLSSVHSALSSRALLRAARAFVRDMEVSAKTMDALLGLLTKGGRAAYVDAGSGVRFSRSYNDMVVAMAPREDDTRAAVGAVELAIPGVTFVKQLKARVHVSILSKAPKTFGADRHTAYFSLDSFDVPLCVRATLPGDRIAPFGMNGRTRKLKDIFIDSKVPLAKRRTTPVIVSATGEVLWLAGLRQAEGHKVAKGTKKVLKLTVEML; encoded by the coding sequence ATGGATATAGAGACAAGGGTAAGAGAGAATATAGCAGGATACAAGATGTTTAAAAAGGGCGCGAAGGTCTGCGTTGCCGTTTCCGGCGGCGTGGATTCCATGACGCTTTTGCATGTCCTTTCCAAAATAAAAGAACCGCTTGGCATAAGTATCATAGTCTGCCACCTTGACCATAATCTTCGTGGTAGAGAGTCGAGGCGAGACCATGATTTTGTGAAAAGTACGGCAAAGAAGCTCGCACTCAAGTTCGTTGGTAAAAGGCTCAAGGCAGGGGAGTTAAAGGACGTAAAGAAAGACGGCGGCATGCAGGAGGCTGCAAGAGAGGCGAGAAAGGCTTTTCTTCTGGATTGTGCGAAGAAGCACAATGCCTCTATTGTCGCGCTTGCGCATAATAAGAACGACCTGATTGAAACAGTGCTCATGCGTCTTATGAAGGGCGCTTCTCTTGGCGGGCTAAAGGGCATTGCGCAGAAGTCCGGTATTTTTGTGAGGCCGCTTCTGGACGTGAGCCGCACGGATATAGAGCGTTACGCACGGGATAATAAGATAAGGTTTGTCGAGGATTCATCGAACAGGACAGAGAAGTACCTTAGAAATAAAGTCCGTCTTAGCCTTGTGCCATATATGGAAAAGAATTTCAACCCGTCGGTGGTTGATACGATTGCCCGAACAGCAAGGCTTCTCTCTCGTGACGACGAGTTTATCGAGGCTGCTGCGGCAGATATCTTCGATGCCGCGTTGATAAAGAAGGCAAAGGCCTCTCTTACGCTCGATATCGGGCTTCTTAGCTCTGTCCATTCTGCTCTTTCTTCAAGGGCGCTTCTTAGGGCTGCAAGGGCCTTTGTCCGCGATATGGAGGTAAGCGCAAAAACGATGGATGCGCTCCTCGGGCTTCTTACAAAGGGCGGCAGGGCTGCTTATGTGGATGCAGGCAGCGGCGTGCGCTTTAGCCGTTCGTATAATGATATGGTCGTTGCCATGGCTCCAAGAGAGGATGACACGAGAGCGGCTGTAGGCGCAGTTGAACTTGCAATTCCGGGAGTTACGTTTGTAAAGCAGTTAAAGGCGCGCGTTCATGTGTCGATTCTTAGTAAGGCTCCAAAGACTTTTGGCGCTGACAGGCATACGGCGTACTTCTCTCTTGATTCGTTCGATGTGCCGCTTTGTGTGAGGGCTACTCTTCCTGGTGACAGGATAGCGCCGTTTGGCATGAATGGCCGTACTCGAAAACTGAAAGATATATTTATAGATTCAAAGGTGCCGCTTGCAAAGAGGCGCACTACTCCTGTCATAGTATCTGCAACGGGCGAGGTCTTGTGGCTTGCCGGGCTTCGGCAGGCAGAAGGTCATAAAGTGGCAAAGGGCACGAAAAAGGTGTTAAAGCTTACGGTTGAGATGCTCTGA
- a CDS encoding YqhA family protein, with amino-acid sequence MRTILERGWLAVILAVISSFVGSVALFVWSSIQMGKTVYHMFHSFATGESVSATVHMVAILDGFLLAVILYIFAVALYELFIGELKMPEWLNINNLDDLKKKLSSVIALMLAVTFLEHIAEWKDAKDTLMFAVSIALVLVALVYYMKAKEKDSHHE; translated from the coding sequence ATGAGAACGATACTTGAAAGAGGCTGGCTTGCTGTAATACTCGCCGTGATATCGAGTTTTGTGGGTTCGGTTGCTCTTTTTGTCTGGTCGTCCATACAGATGGGTAAGACGGTGTATCATATGTTTCATTCGTTTGCGACAGGAGAGAGCGTTTCGGCCACAGTGCACATGGTTGCGATACTCGACGGTTTTCTTCTGGCCGTTATCCTTTATATATTCGCAGTCGCGCTCTACGAACTGTTTATAGGCGAGCTTAAGATGCCGGAGTGGCTTAATATTAACAACCTGGACGATTTAAAGAAGAAGCTTTCTAGCGTCATAGCTCTAATGCTCGCAGTCACCTTCCTCGAGCATATAGCCGAGTGGAAGGATGCCAAGGATACGTTGATGTTCGCCGTGTCCATAGCGCTCGTGCTTGTGGCGCTCGTGTACTACATGAAGGCAAAGGAAAAGGACTCGCACCACGAATAG
- the leuB gene encoding 3-isopropylmalate dehydrogenase, whose protein sequence is MHKILAIAGDGIGPEIVDEAVKVLECVEEKFNVEFEVTEALVGGASIDVNKTPLTDEVLGMAKEADAVLLGAVGGPKWEALDYSIRPERALLKLRKELGLFANLRPAKIFKALADASTLKREVIDGVDIMVIRELTGGLYFGTPKGVEKLADGTERGVNTMVYTTPEVERIAKVAFDIAMKRGKKLMSVDKANVLETTELWRKVVTKVGASYPKVELSHMYVDNCAMQLIRNPKQFDVIVTENTFGDILSDEAAMLTGSIGMLPSASVGDTGHAMYEPIHGSAPDIAGKGIANPIATILSIAMMLKYSFGMNEAAESIEKAVERVLDKGFRTADIYTEGTKKLSTIGMGDAIVDEIQAAK, encoded by the coding sequence ATGCATAAGATACTGGCCATAGCCGGCGACGGCATAGGCCCTGAAATAGTGGATGAGGCAGTAAAGGTGCTTGAGTGCGTTGAGGAAAAGTTCAATGTCGAGTTCGAGGTAACGGAGGCTCTTGTCGGCGGAGCGTCAATTGACGTAAATAAAACGCCGCTTACAGATGAAGTGCTAGGCATGGCAAAAGAGGCCGATGCCGTGCTTCTTGGAGCTGTTGGAGGCCCTAAGTGGGAAGCCCTTGATTATTCGATAAGGCCGGAGAGGGCGCTTTTGAAGCTTAGAAAAGAACTCGGGCTTTTTGCCAATCTTAGGCCAGCAAAGATATTTAAGGCCCTTGCCGACGCCTCCACATTGAAGCGCGAGGTCATAGACGGCGTTGATATCATGGTTATACGCGAGCTTACCGGAGGCCTTTATTTCGGTACTCCCAAAGGCGTTGAGAAGCTTGCTGACGGCACGGAAAGAGGCGTGAACACGATGGTGTATACCACACCTGAAGTCGAGCGCATCGCAAAGGTCGCCTTTGACATCGCCATGAAGAGAGGCAAAAAGCTCATGAGCGTTGACAAGGCGAATGTGCTTGAAACCACCGAGCTCTGGAGAAAGGTTGTTACGAAAGTAGGCGCGTCGTATCCGAAGGTCGAGCTTTCCCACATGTACGTCGACAACTGCGCCATGCAGCTTATCAGAAACCCGAAGCAGTTTGACGTCATAGTGACCGAGAATACATTTGGCGACATACTCTCCGACGAGGCAGCTATGCTGACCGGTTCTATAGGCATGCTTCCATCCGCGAGTGTTGGAGACACAGGGCACGCGATGTACGAGCCCATACACGGCAGCGCCCCCGACATAGCAGGTAAGGGCATAGCAAACCCGATAGCAACGATACTTTCCATTGCCATGATGCTAAAGTACTCCTTTGGTATGAACGAGGCTGCCGAGTCTATCGAGAAAGCGGTCGAGAGGGTGCTTGATAAGGGCTTCAGGACTGCGGACATCTACACCGAAGGCACGAAGAAGCTCTCTACTATCGGCATGGGTGATGCAATAGTCGACGAGATACAAGCGGCAAAGTAA
- a CDS encoding RNA-binding protein, producing MGRNDNRGDKPKSRTISTDKLQIENKTLFIDFKENPGGKFLQIAELSNDRRSTVVIPHSGLESFFDSLKKILEIPAANEEEIENA from the coding sequence ATGGGAAGAAACGATAACAGGGGCGATAAGCCAAAGAGCAGGACGATTTCAACGGACAAGCTACAGATAGAAAATAAAACGCTTTTCATAGACTTTAAGGAAAACCCCGGCGGGAAGTTTTTGCAGATAGCCGAGCTTTCGAACGACAGAAGGAGCACCGTTGTCATTCCGCACAGCGGCCTTGAGTCGTTCTTTGATTCGTTAAAGAAGATACTTGAAATTCCTGCGGCAAACGAGGAGGAAATAGAGAATGCATAA
- the leuD gene encoding 3-isopropylmalate dehydratase small subunit encodes MKARGRVWKYGADIDTDRIIPARHLNTSDPKELAKYCMEDEDATFAKNVKPGDIIVADKNFGCGSSREHAPISIKAAGVSCVIAKSFARIFYRNSFNMGLPILECVEAVDGAAKGDELEVDMASGEIVNITKNKRYKAAAVPPFMQELVSSGGLMQWIRKRGFVS; translated from the coding sequence ATGAAGGCACGCGGCAGGGTTTGGAAGTACGGCGCTGACATAGATACTGATAGGATAATACCGGCAAGGCATCTAAATACCTCTGACCCAAAGGAACTTGCGAAGTACTGCATGGAGGACGAGGACGCAACATTCGCAAAGAACGTGAAGCCAGGCGATATTATCGTGGCAGATAAGAACTTCGGCTGCGGCTCATCGAGAGAGCACGCGCCCATATCGATAAAGGCAGCAGGGGTCTCATGCGTCATTGCAAAGAGCTTTGCGCGCATATTCTACAGGAATTCGTTTAACATGGGGCTTCCTATTTTGGAATGCGTTGAGGCGGTCGATGGCGCAGCCAAGGGCGACGAACTCGAGGTGGATATGGCAAGCGGCGAGATAGTGAACATTACGAAGAATAAGAGGTACAAGGCAGCTGCAGTGCCGCCGTTCATGCAGGAGCTTGTGAGTTCCGGCGGCCTTATGCAGTGGATAAGGAAAAGAGGGTTTGTAAGTTAG
- the leuC gene encoding 3-isopropylmalate dehydratase large subunit: MAKKKALRPMTITEKILAKHAGLSEVTPGMLINSKVDIALGNDITAPIAIDEFRKIGAKKVFHKSKVVLVPDHFTPNKDIKSATQVKILREFAAEQGLKHYYEGGEVGVEHALLPEKGIVVSGDVVIGADSHTCTYGAMGAFATGVGSTDLAAAMITGEVWFKIPESMKFVFYGKLNKWVSGKDLILYTIGKVGVDGALYRAMEFTGETIKGLSMDSRFSMCNMAIEAGGKSGIIEPDATTKKYVEKRGERPAKYYTSDKEAEYMVVHEYDCRKIDPQVALPHLPENTKNVSEVKNIAIDQVVIGSCTNGRLEDLEVSARLLKGKKVAKNTRLIIIPATPLIYRQAMDLGYFDIFMSAGAIISPPTCGPCLGGHMGILAPGEKALSTTNRNFVGRMGHTTSEVYLANPAVAAATAVKGRIAHPDEIAKK; the protein is encoded by the coding sequence ATGGCTAAGAAAAAGGCATTGAGGCCGATGACAATAACCGAAAAGATACTTGCAAAGCACGCGGGGCTTAGTGAAGTAACCCCGGGCATGCTCATAAACTCTAAGGTCGATATCGCGCTCGGTAACGACATCACAGCGCCGATAGCCATAGACGAGTTCAGGAAGATAGGCGCAAAGAAGGTGTTTCATAAAAGCAAGGTCGTGCTCGTTCCCGACCACTTTACGCCCAATAAGGACATAAAGAGCGCAACACAGGTAAAGATACTTCGAGAGTTCGCAGCCGAGCAAGGGCTAAAGCACTACTACGAAGGCGGCGAGGTGGGAGTAGAGCACGCGCTTTTACCGGAGAAGGGCATAGTCGTTTCCGGCGATGTTGTAATCGGCGCCGACTCGCATACCTGCACCTACGGGGCAATGGGCGCCTTTGCTACAGGGGTTGGCTCAACAGACCTTGCCGCTGCCATGATAACCGGCGAGGTGTGGTTCAAGATACCGGAGAGCATGAAGTTCGTATTCTACGGGAAGCTTAACAAGTGGGTAAGCGGCAAGGATCTTATCCTCTATACTATCGGCAAGGTCGGCGTTGACGGCGCTCTTTACCGCGCAATGGAGTTCACCGGAGAGACCATAAAGGGGCTCTCGATGGACAGCCGCTTCTCGATGTGCAACATGGCGATAGAGGCCGGAGGTAAGAGCGGCATCATAGAGCCGGATGCAACGACGAAGAAATACGTCGAGAAGAGGGGCGAGAGGCCGGCAAAGTACTATACGAGCGATAAGGAAGCCGAGTACATGGTCGTGCACGAGTACGATTGCAGAAAGATAGACCCGCAGGTCGCGCTTCCGCATCTGCCTGAGAACACGAAGAACGTATCAGAGGTAAAGAACATTGCTATCGACCAGGTTGTCATCGGCTCCTGCACCAACGGAAGGCTAGAAGACCTGGAAGTCTCGGCAAGGCTTCTTAAGGGTAAGAAGGTAGCCAAGAACACGCGCCTCATTATAATACCGGCAACACCTCTTATCTACAGGCAGGCCATGGACCTTGGGTACTTCGATATCTTCATGAGCGCCGGAGCGATAATCAGCCCTCCAACATGCGGCCCGTGCCTTGGCGGGCACATGGGCATACTCGCGCCGGGAGAGAAGGCGCTCTCGACGACGAACAGGAACTTTGTCGGAAGGATGGGGCATACGACAAGCGAGGTATACCTTGCGAATCCGGCTGTTGCAGCTGCAACGGCAGTTAAGGGCAGGATAGCGCATCCGGACGAGATAGCGAAGAAGTAA
- a CDS encoding 2-isopropylmalate synthase, giving the protein MDNRVRIFDTTLRDGEQSPGASMNVEEKIRVARQLAKLGVDVIEAGFAFSSPGDFEAVRRIAHEVEGPIVCSLARAKQDDIDSAWEALKGAPRPRIHTFISTSDIHLKHQFRLTRDEAKKRAVEMVTHARGYVDDVEFSPMDASRSELKYLYEVIEAVIAAGASTINIPDTVGYALPEQFGALIKGIRANVGNIDKAIISVHCHNDLGLAVANSLSAVINGARQVECTINGIGERAGNASLEEIVMILRTRKDILGLDTAIVTEQIYPASRLVSGITGMMVQPNKAIVGDNAFSHESGIHQDGVLKEKTTYEIMSPESVGISKSTLVMGKHSGRHAFKARLKELGYELSDEDLNAAFERFKELADRKKEVFDEDIEALVQDEVLRIEVPDRFRLVKLEVSGGTEKRPSAVVVMEADGEEKKQSSDGDGPVDAVFKAISAITATKSKLLRYSVNAITGGTDAQGEVTVRLEEEGHTVLGQGSHTDIIVASAKAYINALNRLEYKKKEKRERLV; this is encoded by the coding sequence ATGGATAACAGGGTAAGAATATTCGATACGACACTCAGAGACGGCGAGCAGTCGCCCGGGGCCTCGATGAACGTCGAGGAAAAAATCCGTGTGGCAAGGCAGCTTGCCAAGCTCGGCGTTGACGTGATAGAGGCTGGGTTTGCCTTCAGCTCTCCGGGCGACTTCGAGGCAGTCAGGAGAATCGCGCACGAAGTCGAAGGGCCAATTGTTTGCAGCCTTGCAAGAGCGAAGCAAGACGACATCGATTCCGCTTGGGAAGCTTTGAAGGGCGCTCCGAGGCCGCGCATACATACGTTCATCTCTACATCGGATATACATCTTAAGCACCAGTTCCGTCTCACTCGCGACGAGGCGAAGAAGCGCGCAGTTGAGATGGTCACACATGCCCGTGGATATGTCGACGATGTGGAGTTTAGCCCCATGGACGCGTCGAGGTCAGAGCTTAAGTACCTCTACGAGGTCATCGAGGCTGTCATTGCTGCAGGAGCGTCTACGATAAATATTCCCGATACCGTAGGCTACGCGCTCCCTGAGCAGTTTGGCGCGCTTATAAAGGGGATACGGGCTAACGTAGGTAATATAGATAAGGCGATTATTTCCGTTCACTGTCATAACGATTTGGGGCTTGCTGTTGCGAACTCGCTTAGCGCTGTGATTAACGGCGCGCGCCAGGTTGAATGCACCATAAACGGCATCGGCGAGCGGGCAGGGAACGCCTCACTTGAAGAAATAGTAATGATACTCAGGACGCGTAAAGACATACTCGGCCTTGATACTGCCATAGTTACTGAGCAGATATACCCGGCAAGCCGCCTTGTCTCGGGCATCACCGGCATGATGGTGCAGCCCAATAAGGCCATAGTCGGCGACAACGCCTTTTCGCACGAGTCCGGCATTCATCAGGACGGCGTGCTTAAGGAAAAGACCACCTACGAGATAATGAGCCCCGAGTCCGTTGGCATATCCAAGTCAACGCTTGTAATGGGTAAGCACTCGGGCAGGCACGCGTTTAAGGCAAGGCTTAAGGAGCTTGGCTACGAGCTTTCGGATGAAGACCTGAATGCCGCATTCGAGAGGTTCAAGGAGCTCGCTGACAGGAAAAAAGAGGTTTTTGACGAAGACATCGAGGCCCTTGTTCAGGACGAGGTGCTTCGTATCGAGGTGCCTGACCGTTTCCGTCTCGTAAAGTTGGAAGTATCGGGAGGCACGGAAAAGAGGCCTAGCGCTGTTGTTGTAATGGAGGCCGATGGCGAAGAGAAAAAGCAGAGCAGCGATGGCGACGGCCCGGTGGACGCGGTCTTCAAGGCTATATCCGCGATTACTGCGACGAAGAGCAAACTGCTACGCTATTCTGTCAATGCCATTACAGGCGGCACGGACGCGCAGGGCGAGGTAACCGTGCGGCTCGAGGAAGAAGGGCATACGGTGCTTGGGCAGGGCTCTCATACCGATATTATAGTGGCGAGCGCAAAGGCCTACATAAACGCCCTTAACAGGCTCGAATATAAAAAGAAGGAAAAACGCGAGAGGCTCGTCTGA
- the pssA gene encoding CDP-diacylglycerol--serine O-phosphatidyltransferase, translating into MANSDYEHDIEKEQEELKDDEIDVEIAPDRTRKLRRGVYLLPNLITSASLFGGFYSIVAALDGNFVHSAVAILISAVLDCMDGRVARLTNTTSKFGMEYDSLSDLVAFGLAPGILVFTWALRPFEKFGWLAAFLYVVCGALRLARFNVQTATIGSKHFNGLPIPAAAVLVASTVIFFNYLGQIEIAKHVTVLVMIYTLAFLMVSTVKYYSFKEFNIKKRSPFRLLVGVILLAVLVAAQHEILLLVLTFGYVASGPVYTLIDMMKNGHKLEINGQAVHKGSGEHKG; encoded by the coding sequence ATGGCAAACAGCGACTACGAACACGATATAGAGAAAGAGCAGGAAGAACTCAAGGACGACGAGATTGACGTTGAAATTGCTCCTGACAGGACAAGGAAGCTTCGGCGCGGTGTTTATCTTCTGCCAAACCTCATAACCTCGGCAAGTCTTTTTGGAGGGTTTTATTCGATAGTAGCGGCCCTTGACGGCAACTTCGTTCACTCCGCAGTCGCAATACTTATCTCTGCGGTGCTCGATTGCATGGACGGACGCGTTGCGAGGCTAACGAACACCACAAGCAAGTTCGGCATGGAGTATGATTCATTGTCCGACCTCGTGGCATTCGGCCTTGCCCCTGGCATATTGGTATTTACCTGGGCGCTTAGGCCCTTTGAAAAGTTCGGGTGGCTTGCGGCATTTCTCTACGTCGTATGCGGGGCGCTTCGTCTTGCGAGGTTCAACGTGCAGACAGCGACTATCGGCAGTAAGCACTTTAACGGGCTGCCAATACCTGCTGCCGCAGTGCTCGTTGCCTCGACAGTGATATTTTTTAACTATCTTGGGCAGATAGAGATAGCAAAGCACGTTACCGTGCTTGTGATGATATACACGCTCGCGTTTTTGATGGTGAGCACAGTCAAGTACTATAGCTTCAAGGAGTTTAACATAAAAAAGAGGTCTCCGTTCAGGCTTCTTGTGGGAGTGATACTTCTTGCCGTGCTTGTTGCGGCGCAGCACGAGATACTTCTTCTCGTGCTCACCTTCGGGTATGTCGCGTCAGGGCCGGTATATACGCTCATTGACATGATGAAAAACGGGCACAAGTTAGAGATAAACGGCCAGGCAGTGCATAAGGGCAGCGGGGAGCATAAGGGTTAG